The Chitinophagales bacterium genomic sequence AATTTTCCTGTTGTATCCTCTATCCTGTACAGGTAGTTGTTTTTGCTGCTGCCGTGCAGGTTGCCCAGTGGCAGGTGCATATCCATGCGGTAATAACCCATCAGCGTATCATTTCGGTATATCTTATCGCCCGCTATACGTATGTTTATCGATTGTGGTTTTTCCGCAGGTGTAGGTGTGCCGCTGTTATAATTGTTCACTATGCCTTGTTGCAGGTGTGTGGTATTCAGCAGGCCATTCTTCTCGTTCCATTTGTCTATCAGTTTGTGCATGTTCTTTTCATTCACAAAGTTGCCGTTGATCACATCGTATTTCACCATATCCTGTGCCAGTGTCCTGATGAGCATAGGGTTGTACCGCACATTCAGTTCCAGGTCCATCGTCTCGAAACGGATACGGATATTGTAGAAATAAACGATGTACAATTCATGAGCAGAGGCAAAGATCTTAGCCTTCGCTGTTACGAACGACTGGTATTCTGTACCAAAAGAATAATCTTTAAAAGGGTCGCCCACGGCCTCAGGATACGCATTGGGGTTGCTTACCTCTCCGGGGTTGCCCATCATCAGGGTGCTGATACGGTAGCCGCTTTCTTTGTAAGAGCAGAAGGGTACGTTGCCTTTATATACCTTGCCCTTTTTCATGTATCCCGGCTGGCACAGAGCCGCAACTGGCAGCAATAGAGTAAGGCATATGTATACAAGCAGGCGCATACCTTAAATTTAAGGAATCACATGTATTCCCATTTGTCATTTTTTACAATCCCACGCCCAGCCCTACTTCCACCAGTTCTGCATCGGCTTTGTGTGCTTTCAGCAGTATTGAGGCAGATAATTCTTTCAAAAAACCTTCTTCGCGTTGTATTAAATACAGGTTGCCACCCAGTTTCTGGTAAAAGAAATCCTCCGGTATGGCATAGTTCTTTATATAAAACCCTAATTGCATCATAATACCTACACGCCCCAGCAGGAACTCATTACCCACTATCACGGCGCTCTTCCACGAGTTGGCCTTTTCTTTGCCGGGTAGTATCTCGTTATTACGCAGAAAAGCGTACATATTGGTATGATATGAGTAATCCAGTCCTGCGAACACCTTATTCTTGCTCCGGTAGCGTTTGCTCACAAAGGCTGATACAATGTATATCGGGTACATAGGTCCGTCTGCGGAAAAATTCTCACGTGCTGCCAGCCCCAGCCTGGCTTGCATCAACCACCGGTTCTTGAGTGGTGTCAGTTCTTTTACCTGCTTTTCAGGTTGAGAGGTAGTAGGGAAGTAACGTATGCCTATATGCGTCCCGTACGAGTTAATGCCCAGGTTGGGTGTGCGGAATGCTGCATTGGAGGTGTGCGTAAAATTGCCCCCAACCTGTACGTCAAGATGTTGGTTCACGCGATACCGCAGGTCGGTAGCGAAGAGCGAAAAATTATTGAAATGGCTGCCTATGGCCGTATTGATAGTATCGAACGTAGGGTAGCGCTGGTAGTCTTTGGTTACATAGCCCAAACCAAATGAGACCTTGAACGTCCACTGAAACTTTTTATACTTTACTATCGGTATCTCCAGGTTGGGGTATATGCTGATGCACTTGCCATAA encodes the following:
- a CDS encoding acyloxyacyl hydrolase codes for the protein MSGKTTLLTVYLLLLSLAQLYAQNSWDGIGLETNVMRGKIFRHTKKFPVQLPKSVNGFELNALFQTYGTKDWQQRRGFPLVGFGMMYTDYGIDSIYGKCISIYPNLEIPIVKYKKFQWTFKVSFGLGYVTKDYQRYPTFDTINTAIGSHFNNFSLFATDLRYRVNQHLDVQVGGNFTHTSNAAFRTPNLGINSYGTHIGIRYFPTTSQPEKQVKELTPLKNRWLMQARLGLAARENFSADGPMYPIYIVSAFVSKRYRSKNKVFAGLDYSYHTNMYAFLRNNEILPGKEKANSWKSAVIVGNEFLLGRVGIMMQLGFYIKNYAIPEDFFYQKLGGNLYLIQREEGFLKELSASILLKAHKADAELVEVGLGVGL